The Thermotoga sp. Ku-13t sequence ATTGTCTTCCTTTGCTTTGAATTCCACAACTTTCCTGTCGATTGCTTTAACAGATTCGATGTAGTCATTCCACCCGGTCCCGGGGCCTATGCCAAGCTTCTTGGTGAGTTCAAACGTGTAGACGTAGTCGTCTGCTGTGATGTGAACACCGTCGCTCCATTTCGCTTCCTCTCTGATCTTGATGCGCAACGTCTTGTCGTCCACGAACTGGTAGCTCTCCGCTATCATGGGTAGCCATGCATCTTTCCCAAGATCGTAGATGAACGCTGGTATGAACAGGAACTGATCTGTACCCCACGTCGACTGTGCCGCGTACAGGTTCCACGTCGTCGCTGGTCCCCAGATCGCGCCAGCCACGTAGACTGTTTCCTCTCTCGGTAACGATACCTGAGCGAGAGCGCTTGCCAGTACCAGGCTCAACAAGATGAGGACAAGACACTTCTTCATAGAACCTTCACCCCCTTCTGAGATTTGTTTCTAACCTTGCGTTAAATTTTTGAGAAGACGCCTTCAGAACTTGCGCGAGAATCTTTCCTGCTATGAAAGATTACCATATATTTCACACACGCAACAAGGCATACCTTGCGTAAAAAGAACGAAATATTACGCTTCAAAAACGATTACCTGCGCAACATTGGCTCGAATCAAACTTAATCTTCCGTTTTCTTGCGATATCTTCACGTTACATGTCAAAACGATGGTGGGAAGACCTTCGCTATGGAAGGCTTTCGGTTTCAAGAAAACCCCCGGACTCTGCCGGGGGTTGAGGGTCACCTGGTGACCTTTTGGAGTGCTTCCATGATCTTCGAAGTCGGTACCATGTAACCTCCTCTGTCGACGGTCTCGAACCAGGATGGGACGGGTTTTGGATCGGTTTTCAGACAGATACCGAACAGAACGGGCAGGGGACCTTCGCCGTCGCCCGGTGAACATCTGTACCAGTACGGATTTTTCTCTGATGGCCAGTTGGTCCAGTATTTCTCGGAGTATTCGTACCAGACCGTTCCGTAGAACAATGGGATGCTCGGGAAGTCTTTGTAGATGATTTCCTGAATCTTGAAGTAAACTTCCTTCATCTTCTCGATGTTCAATGTAGAAACAGCTTTATCGAGCAGTTTGATGACTTCCTCGTTCTTGTATCTCTGCCAGTTGCCAGCAGGGTACGGTTCTCCGACAGGTCCGGTGAGCCTGTAATCCATGACCCATTTGTAGACATTGAACGGGTGATCGAAACCGGACCAGGCGCTCCAGCAGATCAGCATATCGAATGTTCCTTTGATCATCCTGTCCCACCACACTGAAAAGTCAGGAA is a genomic window containing:
- a CDS encoding ABC transporter substrate-binding protein, producing MKKCLVLILLSLVLASALAQVSLPREETVYVAGAIWGPATTWNLYAAQSTWGTDQFLFIPAFIYDLGKDAWLPMIAESYQFVDDKTLRIKIREEAKWSDGVHITADDYVYTFELTKKLGIGPGTGWNDYIESVKAIDRKVVEFKAKEDN
- a CDS encoding ABC transporter substrate-binding protein, encoding SMVIDLIESNKQYINYDLWKKAFGTADGRIPTDLAKANKILDEAGFKKGRDGIRVAPDGTRLGPYTISVPYGWTDWMMMCEMIAKNLREIGIDVVTEFPDFSVWWDRMIKGTFDMLICWSAWSGFDHPFNVYKWVMDYRLTGPVGEPYPAGNWQRYKNEEVIKLLDKAVSTLNIEKMKEVYFKIQEIIYKDFPSIPLFYGTVWYEYSEKYWTNWPSEKNPYWYRCSPGDGEGPLPVLFGICLKTDPKPVPSWFETVDRGGYMVPTSKIMEALQKVTR